In the genome of Epinephelus lanceolatus isolate andai-2023 chromosome 18, ASM4190304v1, whole genome shotgun sequence, one region contains:
- the rpusd1 gene encoding RNA pseudouridylate synthase domain-containing protein 1: MLHMMTTEPASLGSLRVLYQSDDYIVVDKHWDIRIDSKMWYEKYTVQAQLRYRFPQLADPSTYYGFRFCHQLDFSTSGALCVALNKAAAGRAYRCFKDRTVTKAYLALVRGWVEEETQTLDFSIGKNSSEGKTHMMCIEGTEGCENPKPCQTELTVLEYGLYDGDPVTKVLLQPLTGRTHQLRVHCSAIGHPIVGDFTYSSGADDAPYRMMLHAHLLRIPLEPEPLLVTAGDPFLPVEDAKWLPQRSLRTLAATVEALLEQKVEEDRKIKEEKREKARREEERRKGLREQRTKEESEEQRRQCQQWLCEWAGD; this comes from the exons ATGCTGCACATGATGACCACCGAGCCTGCCAGCCTGGGGAGCCTGCGTGTGCTGTACCAGAGCGATGACTACATCGTGGTGGACAAGCACTGGGACATCCGCATTGACAGCAAGATGTGGTACGAGAAATACACCGTGCAGGCGCAGCTTCGATACCGCTTCCCTCAGCTGGCAGATCCCAGCACCTACTATGGGTTCAG GTTCTGTCATCAGTTGGATTTCTCCACAAGTGGGGCTCTGTGTGTTGCCCTCAACAAAGCTGCTGCTGGCCGTGCTTACCGCTGCTTCAAGGACCGCACTGTCACCAAAGCGTACCTCGCTCTG GTACGTGGCTGGGTGGAAGAAGAGACACAAACTTTGGATTTCTCCATTGGCAAGAACTCCTCAGagggaaaaacacacatgatgTGTATTGAGGGAACAGAAG GTTGTGAGAACCCCAAGCCTTGCCAAACTGAGCTGACAGTGTTGGAGTACGGGTTGTATGACGGAGACCCTGTCACCAAGGTTCTACTGCAGCCACTCACTG GTCGAACCCACCAGCTGAGGGTCCACTGCAGCGCAATAGGCCACCCCATTGTCGGAGACTTCACCTACAGCTCAGGAGCGGATGATGCTCCCTACCGCATGATGCTGCACGCCCACCTCCTGCGCATTCCCCTTGAACCTGAGCCCCTGCTGGTCACTGCTGGAGACCCCTTTCTCCCCGTGGAAGATGCCAAGTGGCTCCCGCAGCGCTCATTAAGGACACTGGCGGCCACTGTGGAGGCGCTGCTGGAGcaaaaggtggaggaggacaggaagatcaaagaggagaagagagagaaggcgagaagggaggaggagaggaggaaaggacTCCGGGAACAGAGGACTAAGGAGGAGagtgaggagcagaggaggcagTGTCAGCAGTGGCTGTGTGAATGGGCTGGAGACTGA